In Salinibaculum sp. SYNS191, the genomic window ACCAGTACTTCGTGATTCGGTGTGCGGAGTGTTCCCACCCTGCCCTCTCGTACCGTGTCACACCCGCACAGGTACGGTCACGCCAGGGGAGCGAGCTCATAGACGCTATCGCGTGGGACCAGGCCGGGGATTTCCTCAAGGTCCGACAGGGCGTCTGTCCGGACTGTACTGGCCGCATGGAGACGGACGTGTTCAGCACGGACGACGTCGCCATGCACGGTTCGATTCCGGTCGCCTTCGGCACGGTCAGCGAATGCGAGGAGTGCCTCCGGTTTCTGAGTTTGCCGTTGCCGTTGACAGTGGCCTACCACCCTGCGTCGGTCGCGTTCCACTGGGAGCACGGTATCAACGTCATCGGAACCGGACTGTGGGAGTTTCACGACTACCTCTACGACGACCGGTGGACCTCCGAGCGCGTCGACACCGACCCCGATACGTACCTCGTCGAATTCAACCACGACACGGCGTCGCTACGCCTCTATCTCGACGGAGAGGCCACGGTGACGCGAACCGAACGCGTCCGAAGACCGG contains:
- a CDS encoding ArsR/SmtB family transcription factor — protein: MGSDRTAAEVFRLLSDDIRLDILRAVARGQHDNLETGVANLSFSDIYEQVDVDNTSKLSYHLGELTGTFLRKHESGYAFTHAGEQMVRFILAENYRPPGAVGGIETAGRCLHCGEPALRAAVEDQYFVIRCAECSHPALSYRVTPAQVRSRQGSELIDAIAWDQAGDFLKVRQGVCPDCTGRMETDVFSTDDVAMHGSIPVAFGTVSECEECLRFLSLPLPLTVAYHPASVAFHWEHGINVIGTGLWEFHDYLYDDRWTSERVDTDPDTYLVEFNHDTASLRLYLDGEATVTRTERVRRPGR